Proteins found in one Haloferax litoreum genomic segment:
- a CDS encoding ATP-dependent nuclease, whose protein sequence is MQIRRIFVENFKAIKGSGWIELEPNPTTIIGRNEAGKTSILNAISYLGNDDRVPDSKLNERGVAEFDGSGELVPVVTAELLIEAGDKTERKLPRGSGIETTYLTKFADGSREVFYKRAETSSPPEIFEAGVARNLLRKKLHSAGVEIPNNPAARNDTEAKEALMDFVLLESEYVRDTVGIFREIDSSISDVDYPELEEIGQVLQELLSDAEEASICSADVRDDFPPVIFEETTRKISDSISRSEIEDGGVGKPVLYNLVNSIDVNWTDSATGEIERKLNNLSRDLEYAINDAWSQKSVRIDIVPNFSEDDLTEIEIRVSDFQTHDGERARSPRDHPSDRSDGFHRFLTLYLDVISRKPENGSALVLLDDPGVYFHPIQKGEMLETISSDFAESSTVIYTTHSPFMINLQNPAGTRVIDQGSGTIKNRIMDAEEGSIRPVSEALGLSVGLDLFGASGRILAEGPTEYYLIPAISEYFRENDLEGLSLDGYRVLQMAGVGNSEKFSKWAVEEDIPFVILLDNDEPGEEMKDELVRDNPELEDCIQMLDEREEDDDRNVEFEDMFPPDEYLHAVNDRYSSFDEFTTIRVEDESEGWYIEDELYEGENLANIAKKLVENQIEHDFSKLKVAQTLGHRIRDGQVSTDSLDRFVQLFQTIKYEH, encoded by the coding sequence GTGCAAATTCGTCGTATCTTTGTGGAAAACTTCAAAGCGATAAAAGGATCTGGGTGGATTGAATTAGAACCCAATCCTACGACCATTATCGGTCGGAATGAAGCTGGGAAGACTTCGATTTTAAATGCGATTTCTTATCTGGGTAATGATGATAGAGTTCCTGATTCCAAACTCAATGAACGAGGTGTCGCTGAATTTGATGGGTCAGGGGAACTGGTTCCGGTGGTTACTGCAGAATTGTTGATCGAAGCAGGGGATAAGACAGAGCGAAAATTGCCTCGTGGTAGTGGTATTGAAACGACTTACTTAACGAAATTCGCCGATGGCTCCAGGGAAGTATTCTATAAACGAGCTGAAACAAGTTCACCTCCGGAGATCTTCGAAGCAGGTGTAGCACGGAACCTTCTCCGGAAAAAATTACACTCAGCTGGTGTAGAGATTCCAAATAATCCAGCCGCCCGAAACGATACTGAAGCTAAAGAAGCATTGATGGATTTTGTATTGCTTGAATCAGAGTATGTTAGGGATACTGTTGGTATCTTCAGAGAGATCGATAGCAGTATCTCTGATGTTGATTATCCTGAGCTAGAAGAAATCGGGCAGGTACTTCAAGAATTGCTAAGTGACGCGGAAGAAGCTAGTATTTGTTCAGCTGATGTCCGAGATGACTTTCCCCCAGTAATTTTTGAGGAGACAACTAGAAAAATTTCGGACTCAATCTCAAGATCAGAGATTGAGGACGGTGGGGTAGGAAAGCCGGTATTATACAACCTTGTAAATTCAATAGATGTCAACTGGACCGATTCAGCTACTGGAGAGATTGAGCGTAAACTCAATAATCTAAGTCGAGACCTTGAATACGCGATAAATGATGCTTGGAGTCAAAAGTCTGTAAGAATCGACATCGTGCCAAACTTCTCTGAAGATGATCTGACTGAAATAGAAATTCGGGTATCTGATTTTCAGACACACGATGGAGAAAGAGCTCGTAGTCCTCGAGATCACCCTTCTGACCGGAGTGATGGATTCCATCGATTCTTGACCTTATATCTGGATGTCATTTCACGGAAACCAGAAAATGGTTCTGCACTCGTGCTTCTTGATGATCCAGGGGTATATTTTCACCCGATCCAGAAGGGAGAGATGCTTGAAACAATCTCGAGCGACTTTGCTGAATCCAGCACTGTAATCTACACCACTCATTCTCCTTTCATGATCAACCTACAGAACCCAGCCGGGACCAGAGTGATTGATCAAGGATCAGGAACGATTAAAAATAGAATAATGGATGCGGAAGAAGGGTCTATTCGTCCGGTATCTGAAGCTCTTGGTTTGTCTGTGGGACTGGATTTATTCGGAGCCTCTGGGCGAATTCTTGCGGAAGGGCCAACAGAGTATTATCTTATTCCAGCAATTTCAGAGTATTTCAGAGAGAATGATTTGGAAGGACTTTCGCTAGACGGTTACCGCGTGCTTCAAATGGCAGGGGTTGGCAACTCAGAAAAATTTAGTAAATGGGCCGTTGAGGAGGACATTCCATTTGTGATTCTTCTCGATAATGATGAGCCTGGTGAAGAAATGAAAGATGAGCTGGTAAGGGATAATCCAGAACTTGAAGACTGCATCCAAATGCTGGATGAGAGAGAAGAAGATGATGACCGGAATGTGGAATTCGAAGATATGTTCCCACCTGACGAATATCTACATGCAGTCAATGACCGATACAGTAGCTTTGATGAATTCACCACAATCAGGGTAGAGGATGAGTCGGAGGGCTGGTATATTGAAGATGAGCTGTACGAGGGAGAAAACTTGGCAAATATTGCTAAAAAACTGGTCGAGAATCAGATCGAGCACGACTTTTCAAAATTGAAAGTTGCACAAACACTCGGGCATCGAATCAGGGATGGTCAAGTAAGCACCGACAGTCTCGATCGATTTGTACAGCTGTTTCAAACAATCAAATATGAACACTAA
- a CDS encoding Eco57I restriction-modification methylase domain-containing protein, whose translation MADSNTPEAISSDEFTDSVIGEYLDLYAEIQTGERAEHDLMPRLIDHLFVNILDFSKADYEQEDEWNDIRFFDEDRNPVIIVEGKRRDVEVEEGIEQVFRYASGTPYVRFLVSTNIDNLLLYERCPKSHPDAITHYGISARKIAEVPFEGIANRASGQAIANELTLDERQAILQLKRLRKSEITHEDRYSEFDIVNRQDVDTDEGFDNLLQTLATCLEDYFIPYTLAAFDHYEERYQEFERERQDLEAQIKRLKDSGHDDSEIADLESQLADLRDEYEIYEQFNSDYETWVRLSNRQDTDYDENKEVFCRESVYVQLNKILLIRIAEDKDLTNRMISNGGVDDYFAFWNDYTRYVSRNYVDLFELASEELGEIYDHLYTRRIFDWELRDDPDLDNVIQRTLWHLNHFDFSDVDRDVLGHLYQEHLPPEERKALGEFYTPTAVVDLILDSVGYTSDKQLEKEEYDLLDPACGSGTFLVRAAKRLLDRLDQKGVPPRDAIEIVRERLHGFDLNPFATHIAEMNLLFQVIDLYREVKEEDPEYTLDRFHIYQTDSLRRENQESLTALHSSAVQRRYREERRQANEMKTRKDYGFVVGNPPYVRIQNIPKGPARDDYDEFHSAHYNYDLYILFIERAGDWLAEGGELGFITSNKFIRNRYGEKIRDYIIQNYKVEELINFGDISVFPTVQSYPIILVGQRINKEERARSPEEFKPDQYAFTYATVRESLPEITQTALNGATGDEKSSANGGSRIADIIRSCLPETPGGEPPSEELVLERLGNVASDVEANTVPLDVFPVESLMLSDGDWRFVPADEGKAMRAIEAGGDEFGSFAGAQAMNGAQTGANDVFVIDSATVEEWDMEEEIVKPLVTGEDIHRWHTEIEDEYLIYTTPDLDLDEYPRVKAYLESNREELQNRYAVQQGKNWYQLARHRPGTFDRKKVVSPDICYYSNFWLDDSEEVTALNTAYCLWADSLDGDYLTGIFNSNAVQFYMRRSAPKYSNNYMRYQRDYLLAVPIPNPEENESEQTELVIDTAKKLKETTMKYRRAQKIREHPESLLEDVDTESLSYTEYIMQMDFDNDDADVSPSHDGVTVRLNVQDSIEFIGENCAAAFVRLLNALDVGTVGELRKLEVPVSAEELSNLMKSYHDAELAVNELAEEAISLEKELNGAVYELYGLGDEVKRLIEERVDRPSNPLESKVRG comes from the coding sequence ATGGCAGATTCTAATACTCCTGAAGCGATCTCTTCTGATGAGTTCACTGATAGCGTTATTGGCGAGTACTTGGATTTGTATGCGGAGATTCAAACCGGAGAACGAGCCGAACACGACTTGATGCCACGGCTCATTGACCACCTTTTCGTTAACATCCTCGACTTTTCAAAAGCTGATTACGAACAAGAAGACGAATGGAATGACATCCGATTCTTTGACGAAGACCGCAATCCGGTAATCATCGTCGAAGGCAAACGCCGAGATGTTGAGGTCGAGGAAGGCATTGAACAGGTCTTCCGATATGCCTCTGGAACGCCTTACGTCCGCTTCCTTGTTAGCACGAACATCGACAATCTTCTACTCTATGAACGCTGTCCCAAATCTCACCCTGACGCTATCACACACTACGGTATCTCCGCACGGAAAATCGCAGAAGTACCCTTCGAAGGAATCGCTAACAGAGCCAGTGGGCAAGCGATTGCCAACGAACTCACTCTTGACGAACGGCAAGCGATTCTGCAACTCAAGCGTCTGCGAAAGTCTGAGATCACCCATGAAGACCGGTATAGCGAATTCGACATCGTCAACCGTCAAGATGTAGATACTGACGAAGGATTCGACAATCTTCTACAAACGCTCGCTACCTGCCTAGAAGACTACTTTATACCCTATACCCTGGCAGCCTTTGATCACTACGAGGAACGGTACCAAGAATTTGAGCGTGAACGACAAGACCTAGAAGCCCAAATCAAACGGTTGAAAGACAGCGGACACGACGACTCCGAAATCGCAGATTTGGAAAGCCAACTTGCAGATCTCAGGGACGAATACGAGATTTACGAGCAGTTCAATAGCGACTACGAAACCTGGGTCCGACTGAGCAACCGTCAAGACACAGACTACGACGAAAACAAGGAGGTATTCTGCCGAGAGAGTGTCTACGTCCAGCTCAATAAAATCCTGCTAATCCGAATTGCTGAGGACAAAGATCTCACAAACCGGATGATCAGCAATGGTGGAGTAGACGATTACTTCGCCTTTTGGAATGATTACACACGCTACGTTAGCCGAAACTACGTTGATTTGTTCGAACTCGCCTCAGAAGAACTCGGCGAGATATACGACCATCTTTACACGCGACGCATCTTCGACTGGGAACTCCGTGATGATCCAGACCTCGATAATGTAATCCAAAGAACTCTTTGGCATCTCAACCATTTCGATTTCAGTGATGTCGACAGAGACGTTCTGGGTCACCTCTACCAAGAACACTTACCTCCGGAGGAACGCAAAGCTCTGGGCGAGTTCTACACACCAACTGCTGTTGTTGACCTGATTCTCGACAGTGTCGGATACACTTCAGACAAGCAGTTAGAGAAGGAAGAGTATGACTTACTCGACCCGGCATGTGGGAGTGGGACCTTCCTCGTTCGTGCGGCCAAACGGTTGTTAGACAGACTGGATCAGAAAGGAGTCCCACCACGAGACGCGATTGAGATTGTACGTGAACGGCTCCACGGATTCGACTTGAATCCATTCGCTACTCACATTGCGGAAATGAACCTACTGTTCCAAGTCATTGATCTCTACCGCGAAGTCAAGGAAGAAGATCCAGAATATACCTTGGATCGGTTCCATATCTACCAAACGGATTCGCTTCGACGAGAGAACCAAGAAAGTTTGACTGCTCTTCATAGCAGTGCAGTTCAACGCCGGTATCGGGAGGAAAGACGACAAGCAAATGAGATGAAAACCCGAAAGGACTACGGGTTTGTTGTCGGCAATCCTCCATACGTCCGAATTCAAAACATTCCAAAAGGACCTGCGCGTGATGATTACGACGAATTTCATTCAGCCCACTACAATTACGACCTCTACATCTTGTTCATCGAGCGTGCAGGTGACTGGCTTGCCGAGGGTGGAGAACTTGGCTTCATAACTTCGAACAAATTCATTCGTAATCGATACGGTGAGAAGATTCGGGACTACATCATCCAGAATTACAAAGTCGAAGAGCTGATTAATTTTGGAGATATATCTGTATTTCCCACGGTTCAAAGTTACCCAATAATTCTCGTAGGACAGCGAATTAATAAGGAGGAGCGAGCTCGGTCCCCAGAAGAGTTCAAACCAGATCAGTATGCATTCACCTATGCTACTGTCCGAGAATCGCTTCCAGAGATCACCCAAACCGCATTGAATGGGGCAACAGGAGATGAGAAGTCCAGTGCGAACGGGGGCAGCCGGATAGCTGACATTATCCGATCTTGCCTACCTGAAACACCAGGCGGTGAACCGCCGAGCGAAGAACTGGTACTGGAGCGGCTAGGGAATGTCGCGTCCGATGTAGAGGCCAACACAGTTCCTCTAGATGTCTTCCCTGTAGAATCACTGATGTTGAGTGACGGTGACTGGCGGTTCGTTCCAGCAGATGAGGGGAAGGCAATGCGAGCGATAGAGGCTGGCGGTGATGAATTCGGTAGTTTCGCCGGGGCTCAAGCGATGAACGGTGCCCAGACTGGAGCGAATGACGTGTTTGTGATTGATTCAGCAACAGTGGAAGAGTGGGATATGGAAGAAGAAATTGTCAAGCCTTTAGTGACTGGTGAAGACATCCACCGCTGGCATACCGAGATCGAGGATGAATACTTAATCTACACAACTCCTGACCTGGATCTCGATGAGTACCCGAGAGTGAAGGCATATCTGGAATCGAACCGAGAGGAATTGCAGAACCGATATGCTGTCCAGCAAGGAAAAAATTGGTACCAACTTGCACGTCATCGTCCTGGTACTTTCGATCGTAAGAAGGTGGTCTCTCCAGACATTTGCTACTATAGCAACTTCTGGTTAGATGACAGCGAGGAAGTGACTGCTTTGAACACTGCATACTGCCTCTGGGCAGACTCTCTGGACGGCGATTATCTTACTGGGATCTTCAACAGTAATGCAGTCCAGTTCTACATGCGTCGGTCGGCCCCGAAGTACAGCAACAATTACATGCGTTACCAGCGGGACTACTTGCTGGCAGTACCCATCCCTAATCCTGAAGAGAATGAATCTGAGCAGACAGAACTTGTGATCGACACAGCAAAGAAGCTCAAAGAGACGACTATGAAGTATCGACGCGCTCAAAAAATAAGAGAGCATCCAGAGTCGTTGCTCGAAGATGTAGATACTGAGTCTCTTTCGTATACGGAGTATATAATGCAGATGGATTTCGATAACGATGATGCGGATGTGAGCCCATCACATGATGGGGTGACGGTACGACTCAACGTTCAGGACAGTATCGAGTTTATCGGGGAGAATTGTGCCGCTGCATTTGTCCGGCTTCTCAATGCATTGGACGTGGGAACAGTAGGGGAACTTCGGAAGCTGGAGGTCCCTGTATCTGCAGAGGAACTTTCCAACCTAATGAAATCTTATCATGATGCAGAACTGGCTGTCAATGAGTTGGCTGAAGAAGCTATTTCCTTAGAAAAAGAGCTGAATGGCGCGGTCTACGAGTTGTATGGCCTTGGGGACGAAGTAAAACGATTAATAGAAGAGAGAGTTGATCGACCTTCTAACCCGCTTGAGTCTAAAGTCCGAGGGTAG